A DNA window from Drosophila virilis strain 15010-1051.87 chromosome 4, Dvir_AGI_RSII-ME, whole genome shotgun sequence contains the following coding sequences:
- the PICK1 gene encoding PRKCA-binding protein isoform X1, which produces MLTDDDDFFYEDKIKRAGEQAPPVLIQFNADSMADFEAEKPKTEDSNTSDTECAVLCTGLDLAPENFGLYYKQKYELDRLGMTVTTSSVVINKDQSNLIGISIGGGAPMCPCLYIVQVFDGTPAAREGSLQSGDELLAVNSVSVKGKTKVEVAKMIQTASEQVIVHFNKLHADPEQGKSLDIILKKLKHRIVDNLSSNTADTLGLSRAILCNDSLVKRLEELEGTELMYKGLVEHARRMLKAYYDLLQTYKSFGDCFTQISAHEPQQRASEAFRTFGEFHRSLEKDGLAIIKQIKPVLADLGTYLNKAIPDTKLTVRRYADAKFTYLSYCLKVKEMDDEEHGFAALQEPLYRVETGNYEYRLILRCRQDARSKFAKLRTDVLEKMELLECKHAMDLNKQLRSLLESLAELHKSLVERLDTLPPLFPIEVDFKETDFQYKSSTLKPQELDEDELEANAQRRSHNVIYGREAATVEQPAPIVNVATSSCPAAAAASNANENETLLKELGLHDVDLLSNPQTISNQKDSISAQNDGYDFDLFLNQANATTSLERDLMSANASETDLLLQ; this is translated from the exons ATGCTGACAGACGACGATGACTTCTTCTACGAGGACAAAAT TAAACGAGCAGGCGAACAGGCACCGCCAGTGCtcatacaatttaatgcgGATTCCATGGCCGACTTTGAGGC TGAAAAACCCAAAACGGAGGATTCGAATACGTCTGATACGGAATGCGCGGTGCTCTGCACTGGCCTCGACTTGGCGCCCGAAAACTTTGGACTGTATTATAAACAGAAATATGAGTTAGATCGCTT GGGCATGACCGTGACGACCAGCTCCGTTGTGATAAACAAGGATCAGAGCAATCTAATTGGCATCAGCATCGGAGGCGGAGCCCCAATGTGTCCCTGTCTCTACATAGTTCAG GTATTCGATGGCACGCCGGCCGCTCGGGAGGGTTCGCTGCAGTCGGGTGACGAGCTGCTGGCCGTCAATTCGGTCAGCGTGAAGGGCAAGACCAAGGTGGAGGTGGCCAAGATGATACAAACAGCCAGCGAGCAGGTCATCGTGCACTTTAACAAGCTGCACGCGGATCCGGAGCAGGGCAAAAGCCTTGACATAATTCTCAAGAAGCTGAAACATCGCATTGTCGACAATTTGTCGAGCAACACGGCGGATACGTTGGGTCTGTCGCGGGCCATACTCTGCAACGATTCGCTGGTGAAGCGGCTGGAGGAGCTGGAGGGCACAGAACTGATGTACAAGGGCCTGGTGGAGCATGCCCGTCGCATGCTGAAGGCCTACTATGATCTGCTGCAGACATACAAATCGTTTGGCGATTGCTTCACACAGATCTCGGCGCATGAGCCGCAGCAGCGCGCCTCCGAGGCATTTCGCACCTTTGGCGAATTCCATAGATCGCTGGAGAAGGATGGCCTGGCCATCATCAAGCAGATCAAGCCCGTGCTGGCCGATCTGGGCACATATCTGAACAAGGCCATTCCGGACACCAAGCTGACGGTGCGACGCTATGCGGACGCCAAGTTCACGTATCTCTCCTACTGTCTGAAGGTCAAGGAGATGGATGATGAGGAGCACGGCTTTGCGGCGCTCCAGGAGCCGCTCTATCGCGTGGAGACGGGCAACTATGAGTACCGTTTGATCCTGCGCTGTCGCCAGGATGCGCGCAGCAAGTTTGCCAAGCTGCGCACCGATGTGCTCGAAAAGATGGAGCTGTTGGAGTGCAAGCATGCCATGGATCTGAACAAACAGCTGCGCAGCCTGCTCGAAAGTCTCGCGGAGCTGCACAAGAGTCTGGTGGAGCGTCTGGACACGCTGCCACCGCTGTTCCCCATTGAGGTGGACTTCAAGGAAACCGATTTTCAGTACAAATCCAGCACACTCAAGCCCCAGGAGCTGGACGAGGATGAGCTCGAAGCCAATGCGCAACGACGCAGCCACAATGTCATCTATGGTCGGGAAGCAGCAACCGTCGAGCAGCCGGCGCCCATTGTCAATGTGGCAACGTCCAGTTGtccagcagccgctgccgcctcCAATGCCAACGAGAATGAGACGCTACTTAAGGAGCTGGGCCTGCACGATGTCGATTTGCTGTCCAATCCGCAGACGATTAGCAATCAAAAGGATTCCATATCCGCGCAAAACGATGGCTACGATTTCGATTTGTTCCTGAATCAGGCAAATGCCACAACCAGCCTCGAGCGGGACCTGATGTCGGCAAATGCTAGCGAAACTGATTTGCTGCTccaataa
- the PICK1 gene encoding PRKCA-binding protein isoform X3, with the protein MLTDDDDFFYEDKIKRAGEQAPPVLIQFNADSMADFEAGMTVTTSSVVINKDQSNLIGISIGGGAPMCPCLYIVQVFDGTPAAREGSLQSGDELLAVNSVSVKGKTKVEVAKMIQTASEQVIVHFNKLHADPEQGKSLDIILKKLKHRIVDNLSSNTADTLGLSRAILCNDSLVKRLEELEGTELMYKGLVEHARRMLKAYYDLLQTYKSFGDCFTQISAHEPQQRASEAFRTFGEFHRSLEKDGLAIIKQIKPVLADLGTYLNKAIPDTKLTVRRYADAKFTYLSYCLKVKEMDDEEHGFAALQEPLYRVETGNYEYRLILRCRQDARSKFAKLRTDVLEKMELLECKHAMDLNKQLRSLLESLAELHKSLVERLDTLPPLFPIEVDFKETDFQYKSSTLKPQELDEDELEANAQRRSHNVIYGREAATVEQPAPIVNVATSSCPAAAAASNANENETLLKELGLHDVDLLSNPQTISNQKDSISAQNDGYDFDLFLNQANATTSLERDLMSANASETDLLLQ; encoded by the exons ATGCTGACAGACGACGATGACTTCTTCTACGAGGACAAAAT TAAACGAGCAGGCGAACAGGCACCGCCAGTGCtcatacaatttaatgcgGATTCCATGGCCGACTTTGAGGC GGGCATGACCGTGACGACCAGCTCCGTTGTGATAAACAAGGATCAGAGCAATCTAATTGGCATCAGCATCGGAGGCGGAGCCCCAATGTGTCCCTGTCTCTACATAGTTCAG GTATTCGATGGCACGCCGGCCGCTCGGGAGGGTTCGCTGCAGTCGGGTGACGAGCTGCTGGCCGTCAATTCGGTCAGCGTGAAGGGCAAGACCAAGGTGGAGGTGGCCAAGATGATACAAACAGCCAGCGAGCAGGTCATCGTGCACTTTAACAAGCTGCACGCGGATCCGGAGCAGGGCAAAAGCCTTGACATAATTCTCAAGAAGCTGAAACATCGCATTGTCGACAATTTGTCGAGCAACACGGCGGATACGTTGGGTCTGTCGCGGGCCATACTCTGCAACGATTCGCTGGTGAAGCGGCTGGAGGAGCTGGAGGGCACAGAACTGATGTACAAGGGCCTGGTGGAGCATGCCCGTCGCATGCTGAAGGCCTACTATGATCTGCTGCAGACATACAAATCGTTTGGCGATTGCTTCACACAGATCTCGGCGCATGAGCCGCAGCAGCGCGCCTCCGAGGCATTTCGCACCTTTGGCGAATTCCATAGATCGCTGGAGAAGGATGGCCTGGCCATCATCAAGCAGATCAAGCCCGTGCTGGCCGATCTGGGCACATATCTGAACAAGGCCATTCCGGACACCAAGCTGACGGTGCGACGCTATGCGGACGCCAAGTTCACGTATCTCTCCTACTGTCTGAAGGTCAAGGAGATGGATGATGAGGAGCACGGCTTTGCGGCGCTCCAGGAGCCGCTCTATCGCGTGGAGACGGGCAACTATGAGTACCGTTTGATCCTGCGCTGTCGCCAGGATGCGCGCAGCAAGTTTGCCAAGCTGCGCACCGATGTGCTCGAAAAGATGGAGCTGTTGGAGTGCAAGCATGCCATGGATCTGAACAAACAGCTGCGCAGCCTGCTCGAAAGTCTCGCGGAGCTGCACAAGAGTCTGGTGGAGCGTCTGGACACGCTGCCACCGCTGTTCCCCATTGAGGTGGACTTCAAGGAAACCGATTTTCAGTACAAATCCAGCACACTCAAGCCCCAGGAGCTGGACGAGGATGAGCTCGAAGCCAATGCGCAACGACGCAGCCACAATGTCATCTATGGTCGGGAAGCAGCAACCGTCGAGCAGCCGGCGCCCATTGTCAATGTGGCAACGTCCAGTTGtccagcagccgctgccgcctcCAATGCCAACGAGAATGAGACGCTACTTAAGGAGCTGGGCCTGCACGATGTCGATTTGCTGTCCAATCCGCAGACGATTAGCAATCAAAAGGATTCCATATCCGCGCAAAACGATGGCTACGATTTCGATTTGTTCCTGAATCAGGCAAATGCCACAACCAGCCTCGAGCGGGACCTGATGTCGGCAAATGCTAGCGAAACTGATTTGCTGCTccaataa
- the PICK1 gene encoding PRKCA-binding protein isoform X4, with protein sequence MLTDDDDFFYEDKMGMTVTTSSVVINKDQSNLIGISIGGGAPMCPCLYIVQVFDGTPAAREGSLQSGDELLAVNSVSVKGKTKVEVAKMIQTASEQVIVHFNKLHADPEQGKSLDIILKKLKHRIVDNLSSNTADTLGLSRAILCNDSLVKRLEELEGTELMYKGLVEHARRMLKAYYDLLQTYKSFGDCFTQISAHEPQQRASEAFRTFGEFHRSLEKDGLAIIKQIKPVLADLGTYLNKAIPDTKLTVRRYADAKFTYLSYCLKVKEMDDEEHGFAALQEPLYRVETGNYEYRLILRCRQDARSKFAKLRTDVLEKMELLECKHAMDLNKQLRSLLESLAELHKSLVERLDTLPPLFPIEVDFKETDFQYKSSTLKPQELDEDELEANAQRRSHNVIYGREAATVEQPAPIVNVATSSCPAAAAASNANENETLLKELGLHDVDLLSNPQTISNQKDSISAQNDGYDFDLFLNQANATTSLERDLMSANASETDLLLQ encoded by the exons ATGCTGACAGACGACGATGACTTCTTCTACGAGGACAAAAT GGGCATGACCGTGACGACCAGCTCCGTTGTGATAAACAAGGATCAGAGCAATCTAATTGGCATCAGCATCGGAGGCGGAGCCCCAATGTGTCCCTGTCTCTACATAGTTCAG GTATTCGATGGCACGCCGGCCGCTCGGGAGGGTTCGCTGCAGTCGGGTGACGAGCTGCTGGCCGTCAATTCGGTCAGCGTGAAGGGCAAGACCAAGGTGGAGGTGGCCAAGATGATACAAACAGCCAGCGAGCAGGTCATCGTGCACTTTAACAAGCTGCACGCGGATCCGGAGCAGGGCAAAAGCCTTGACATAATTCTCAAGAAGCTGAAACATCGCATTGTCGACAATTTGTCGAGCAACACGGCGGATACGTTGGGTCTGTCGCGGGCCATACTCTGCAACGATTCGCTGGTGAAGCGGCTGGAGGAGCTGGAGGGCACAGAACTGATGTACAAGGGCCTGGTGGAGCATGCCCGTCGCATGCTGAAGGCCTACTATGATCTGCTGCAGACATACAAATCGTTTGGCGATTGCTTCACACAGATCTCGGCGCATGAGCCGCAGCAGCGCGCCTCCGAGGCATTTCGCACCTTTGGCGAATTCCATAGATCGCTGGAGAAGGATGGCCTGGCCATCATCAAGCAGATCAAGCCCGTGCTGGCCGATCTGGGCACATATCTGAACAAGGCCATTCCGGACACCAAGCTGACGGTGCGACGCTATGCGGACGCCAAGTTCACGTATCTCTCCTACTGTCTGAAGGTCAAGGAGATGGATGATGAGGAGCACGGCTTTGCGGCGCTCCAGGAGCCGCTCTATCGCGTGGAGACGGGCAACTATGAGTACCGTTTGATCCTGCGCTGTCGCCAGGATGCGCGCAGCAAGTTTGCCAAGCTGCGCACCGATGTGCTCGAAAAGATGGAGCTGTTGGAGTGCAAGCATGCCATGGATCTGAACAAACAGCTGCGCAGCCTGCTCGAAAGTCTCGCGGAGCTGCACAAGAGTCTGGTGGAGCGTCTGGACACGCTGCCACCGCTGTTCCCCATTGAGGTGGACTTCAAGGAAACCGATTTTCAGTACAAATCCAGCACACTCAAGCCCCAGGAGCTGGACGAGGATGAGCTCGAAGCCAATGCGCAACGACGCAGCCACAATGTCATCTATGGTCGGGAAGCAGCAACCGTCGAGCAGCCGGCGCCCATTGTCAATGTGGCAACGTCCAGTTGtccagcagccgctgccgcctcCAATGCCAACGAGAATGAGACGCTACTTAAGGAGCTGGGCCTGCACGATGTCGATTTGCTGTCCAATCCGCAGACGATTAGCAATCAAAAGGATTCCATATCCGCGCAAAACGATGGCTACGATTTCGATTTGTTCCTGAATCAGGCAAATGCCACAACCAGCCTCGAGCGGGACCTGATGTCGGCAAATGCTAGCGAAACTGATTTGCTGCTccaataa
- the LOC6635757 gene encoding uncharacterized protein, translating into MTLSHWYRDYGENAPKPAAKAKIMSRASQLDQRLRSILMERCSRSNKLLRQQAGLDSARSKASKCRRASVVPKVCKFQQEYDRNRIERARSVIRAQQQQRQFHSLPVPNFRAHHKRWEMRNKMRQLNSLQKITEPQTPRTLINSMKANKRWEAEMLSIQESSMKELTLRPNLLATSGDSWRKPPYVPSIWSSIVKTKPFKLHSQKRGEQRKQFDKWNQRKQEDRCQANMVAASLRWQKEYQQARQLTNFKARPNPWKRTKVKL; encoded by the coding sequence ATGACGCTCTCGCATTGGTACAGAGATTACGGAGAGAATGCACCGAAGCCGGCTGCCAAAGCGAAAATCATGTCGCGCGCCAGTCAATTGGATCAACGACTGAGATCCATTTTAATGGAGCGCTGCTCTAGAAGCAACaagctgctgcggcagcaggCGGGCCTGGACAGCGCCAGATCGAAGGCGAGCAAGTGCCGCAGGGCGTCCGTGGTGCCAAAGGTCTGCAAATTTCAGCAGGAGTACGATcggaatcgcatagaaagggcGCGCAGCGTGATTCGggcgcaacaacagcagcgacaattTCACAGTCTGCCGGTGCCGAATTTCAGAGCCCATCACAAGCGCTGGGAGATGCGCAACAAGATGCGTCAGCTGAATTCGCTGCAGAAGATCACCGAGCCGCAAACGCCCCGCACGCTTATCAACTCGATGAAGGCGAACAAACGCTGGGAGGCCGAAATGTTGTCCATACAGGAGTCCAGCATGAAGGAGTTAACGCTGCGGCCAAATTTGCTAGCAACATCGGGCGATTCTTGGCGCAAGCCGCCATATGTGCCCAGCATCTGGTCGAGCATTGTCAAGACGAAGCCATTCAAATTGCACTCACAGAAACGGGGTGAGCAACGCAAGCAGTTCGACAAGTGGAATCAGCGCAAGCAGGAGGATCGCTGCCAGGCGAACATGGTTGCGGCATCGCTTCGTTGGCAGAAGGAATACCAGCAGGCGCGCCAGCTGACCAACTTCAAGGCCAGACCGAATCCCTGGAAGCGCACCAAAGTTAAATTGTaa
- the PICK1 gene encoding PRKCA-binding protein isoform X2, giving the protein MLTDDDDFFYEDKIEKPKTEDSNTSDTECAVLCTGLDLAPENFGLYYKQKYELDRLGMTVTTSSVVINKDQSNLIGISIGGGAPMCPCLYIVQVFDGTPAAREGSLQSGDELLAVNSVSVKGKTKVEVAKMIQTASEQVIVHFNKLHADPEQGKSLDIILKKLKHRIVDNLSSNTADTLGLSRAILCNDSLVKRLEELEGTELMYKGLVEHARRMLKAYYDLLQTYKSFGDCFTQISAHEPQQRASEAFRTFGEFHRSLEKDGLAIIKQIKPVLADLGTYLNKAIPDTKLTVRRYADAKFTYLSYCLKVKEMDDEEHGFAALQEPLYRVETGNYEYRLILRCRQDARSKFAKLRTDVLEKMELLECKHAMDLNKQLRSLLESLAELHKSLVERLDTLPPLFPIEVDFKETDFQYKSSTLKPQELDEDELEANAQRRSHNVIYGREAATVEQPAPIVNVATSSCPAAAAASNANENETLLKELGLHDVDLLSNPQTISNQKDSISAQNDGYDFDLFLNQANATTSLERDLMSANASETDLLLQ; this is encoded by the exons ATGCTGACAGACGACGATGACTTCTTCTACGAGGACAAAAT TGAAAAACCCAAAACGGAGGATTCGAATACGTCTGATACGGAATGCGCGGTGCTCTGCACTGGCCTCGACTTGGCGCCCGAAAACTTTGGACTGTATTATAAACAGAAATATGAGTTAGATCGCTT GGGCATGACCGTGACGACCAGCTCCGTTGTGATAAACAAGGATCAGAGCAATCTAATTGGCATCAGCATCGGAGGCGGAGCCCCAATGTGTCCCTGTCTCTACATAGTTCAG GTATTCGATGGCACGCCGGCCGCTCGGGAGGGTTCGCTGCAGTCGGGTGACGAGCTGCTGGCCGTCAATTCGGTCAGCGTGAAGGGCAAGACCAAGGTGGAGGTGGCCAAGATGATACAAACAGCCAGCGAGCAGGTCATCGTGCACTTTAACAAGCTGCACGCGGATCCGGAGCAGGGCAAAAGCCTTGACATAATTCTCAAGAAGCTGAAACATCGCATTGTCGACAATTTGTCGAGCAACACGGCGGATACGTTGGGTCTGTCGCGGGCCATACTCTGCAACGATTCGCTGGTGAAGCGGCTGGAGGAGCTGGAGGGCACAGAACTGATGTACAAGGGCCTGGTGGAGCATGCCCGTCGCATGCTGAAGGCCTACTATGATCTGCTGCAGACATACAAATCGTTTGGCGATTGCTTCACACAGATCTCGGCGCATGAGCCGCAGCAGCGCGCCTCCGAGGCATTTCGCACCTTTGGCGAATTCCATAGATCGCTGGAGAAGGATGGCCTGGCCATCATCAAGCAGATCAAGCCCGTGCTGGCCGATCTGGGCACATATCTGAACAAGGCCATTCCGGACACCAAGCTGACGGTGCGACGCTATGCGGACGCCAAGTTCACGTATCTCTCCTACTGTCTGAAGGTCAAGGAGATGGATGATGAGGAGCACGGCTTTGCGGCGCTCCAGGAGCCGCTCTATCGCGTGGAGACGGGCAACTATGAGTACCGTTTGATCCTGCGCTGTCGCCAGGATGCGCGCAGCAAGTTTGCCAAGCTGCGCACCGATGTGCTCGAAAAGATGGAGCTGTTGGAGTGCAAGCATGCCATGGATCTGAACAAACAGCTGCGCAGCCTGCTCGAAAGTCTCGCGGAGCTGCACAAGAGTCTGGTGGAGCGTCTGGACACGCTGCCACCGCTGTTCCCCATTGAGGTGGACTTCAAGGAAACCGATTTTCAGTACAAATCCAGCACACTCAAGCCCCAGGAGCTGGACGAGGATGAGCTCGAAGCCAATGCGCAACGACGCAGCCACAATGTCATCTATGGTCGGGAAGCAGCAACCGTCGAGCAGCCGGCGCCCATTGTCAATGTGGCAACGTCCAGTTGtccagcagccgctgccgcctcCAATGCCAACGAGAATGAGACGCTACTTAAGGAGCTGGGCCTGCACGATGTCGATTTGCTGTCCAATCCGCAGACGATTAGCAATCAAAAGGATTCCATATCCGCGCAAAACGATGGCTACGATTTCGATTTGTTCCTGAATCAGGCAAATGCCACAACCAGCCTCGAGCGGGACCTGATGTCGGCAAATGCTAGCGAAACTGATTTGCTGCTccaataa
- the IFT43 gene encoding intraflagellar transport protein 43 homolog — protein sequence MMDWAEELKMTIRKTTARKGRRSKSRDVLNEAGGSASAASTQKLNKDISIDITLDIHNESSSPTTTAATTPTTYNNEFDSSRPPIRRVSGGWADSGLKGLKSKKNSFDDERFQVTKSASSTIPTDDIPIIPDLDDVRDDLMLNEIADPPPVPYSHEVALKELSSDLLSQNAFSAIEDVDLSILTRCLHDQESLDEPDELWEWDKLFTEVTAQINSDKTLKAGVPEKLEIGPDELPPTLKYD from the exons atgatGGATTGGGCTGAGGAGCTGAAAATGACCATAAGAAAG ACGACGGCGCGCAAGGGCCGCCGCTCCAAGAGTCGCGATGTGCTCAACGAGGCGGGAGGCTCCGCGAGTGCCGCGTCTACACAGAAGCTGAACAAGGATATATCCATCGATATAACGCTGGATATACACAATGAGAGCAGCAGTCCCACGACCACAGCGGCCACAACGCCGACAACATATAATAATGAATTCGATTCGAGTCGCCCGCCCATAAGACGCGTTTCGGGCGGTTGGGCGGACTCGGGATTGAAGGGCCTCAA ATCGAAGAAGAATTCGTTTGACGA CGAGCGTTTTCAGGTGACAAAATCGGCGTCCAGCACAATACCCACAGATGATATACCCATTATACCGGACTTGGATGATGTCAGGGACGATCTCATGCTGAACGAAATAGCCGATCCTCCGCC CGTTCCTTACAGCCATGAAGTCGCGCTCAAGGAGTTGAGCTCTGATCTGCTCTCGCAGAATGCGTTCTCGGCTATTGAGGACGTCGACTTGTCCATATTGACGCGTTGCTTGCACGATCAAGAAAGTCTGGACGAGCCGGACGAGCTTTGGGAATGGGATAAACTCTTTACGGAGGTCACGGCTCAAATAAATTCGGATAAGACGCTGAAGGCTGGTGTGCCGGAAAAGTTGGAAATCGGGCCAGACGAACTGCCGCCAACGCTTAAATATGATTAG
- the LOC6635758 gene encoding ATPase family gene 2 protein homolog A — MPPKSSNKKNQATWYHCDKCGVHITSKSRDTHERICPIDEDKSGPAVDAEFVRSGALYTSSAQQRSFEVESLKDLPPKYANMLIFVSEGAMQLAEWHIGQQLVISPATQESGTLVRLAWPVSEQFLTTVFASTEDYKQNWTPLRGKSLRISALDSSQLYVAASVSLRQLNGSESSLEQQQLPDVAAVLKQDLINNIYCRHSELHLNFFNKPLTFRLESWRGVEECGVEDALARLSLAKSQQFVQITSATRLELLLSEEQAKPEPEQKLTKAKIGGLDKEIQLVEESMDYALGYRPLPKGIKVSRGLLLYGASGCGKSLVCEAMCAAAQARDSKVQLIRINSGEIYSKFLGETEQKLAAHFERAYAHYPHPTLLLLEDVHTLCPKQDAGSDLVKRVSLAMLSLLDQLSSGSRPESSRTFLLATSSQIDALHPSIRRAGRLDCELELGAPAPAARQQILHCLLQPLQHNIQESELEQIASITHGYVGADLANLVYTATLATLKAEARALELRDLQSALTQVKPSAMREVLIESPNVRWSDIGGQAELRLALQQAIEWPLLHADKFQRLGIKPPRGVLMFGPPGCSKTMIAKALATESQLNFLSIKGPELFSMWVGESERAVREVFRKARQVAPAIVFFDEIDAIGGERAEGSTSGSSVKERVLTQLLTELDGVEALHNVTIVAATNRPDMIDKALLRPGRIDRVCYVGLPEPEARREILHIKLRAMPLAENVVDIVDRLVTLTAGYSGAEIQAVCHEAALSALEQSFEAEAVHWRHFEAALQMVQPRTSPELLRLYQEYIKK, encoded by the exons ATGCCGCCAAAATcgagcaacaaaaagaacCAAGCCACTTGGTATCATTGCGACAAATGCGGCGTGCACATAACATCCAAATCCCGAGACACACACGAGCGAATATGTCCCATTGATGAAGACAAAAGCGGCCCAGCGGTGGATGCAGAGTTTGTGCGCAGTGGAGCGCTCTACACGAGCAGCGCGCAGCAGCGCAGCTTTGAGGTGGAATCACTGAAGGATCTGCCGCCCAAATATGCCAACATGCTGATATTTGTATCCGAAGGCGCCATGCAGCTAGCGGAATGGCACATAGGACAGCAGCTGGTCATAAGCCCGGCGACTCAAGAGTCCGGGACGCTCGTGCGCCTGGCTTGGCCCGTGTCGGAGCAGTTTCTCACAACAGTGTTTGCCTCGACGGAGG ATTACAAACAGAATTGGACGCCGCTGCGAGGCAAATCGCTGCGCATTTCGGCGCTGGACAGCAGCCAGCTCTACGTTGCTGCGAGCGTCTCCTTGAGGCAGCTGAACGGCAGTGAGTCCAgtctggagcagcagcagctgccggaTGTGGCTGCTGTGCTCAAGCAGGACCTAATCAATAACATCTACTGCAGGCACAGCGAGCTGCACTTGAATTTCTTTAACAAGCCCTTGACCTTTCGCTTGGAGAGCTGGCGGGGCGTCGAGGAGTGTGGCGTGGAGGATGCGCTGGCACGGCTGAGCTTGGCAAAGTCCCAGCAATTTGTGCAGATAACAAGCGCCACGCGCctggagctgctgctcagcGAGGAGCAAGCCAAACCGGAGCCAGAGCAAAAGCTGACTAAAGCCAAAATAGGCGGATTGGACAAGGAAATCCAATTGGTGGAGGAGAGCATGGACTATGCGCTGGGCTACAGGCCGCTGCCCAAGG GCATCAAGGTCTCACGTGGATTGCTGCTGTACGGCGCCAGCGGCTGCGGCAAATCCCTGGTCTGCGAGGCCATGTGCGCCGCCGCGCAGGCACGCGACAGCAAGGTGCAGCTCATTCGCATCAACAGCGGCGAGATCTACAGCAAGTTTCTGGGCGAAACGGAACAAAAGCTGGCGGCTCATTTCGAGCGCGCCTATGCGCATTATCCGCAtccgacgctgctgctgctggaggatGTGCACACGCTGTGTCCCAAGCAGGACGCCGGCAGCGATCTGGTCAAGCGTGTGTCGCTGGCAATGCTCTCGCTGCTCGATCAgctcagcagcggcagccggcCCGAGTCGAGTCGCACATTTTTGCTGGCCACCAGCTCGCAAATCGATGCACTGCATCCGAGCATACGGCGTGCCGGGCGTCTGGACTGCGAACTGGAGCTAGGCGCACCCGCGCCAGCCGCACGCCAACAGATTCTGCACTGtctgctgcagccgctgcagcatAACATCCAGGAGTCGGAGCTGGAGCAGATTGCCAGCATAACGCACGGCTATGTGGGCGCCGATCTGGCCAATTTGGTGTATACCGCCACGCTGGCCACACTCAAGGCTGAGGCGCGCGCGCTGGAGCTGCGCGACTTGCAGTCGGCGCTCACACAGGTCAAGCCCTCGGCCATGCGCGAGGTGCTCATCGAGAGTCCCAATGTCCGCTGGTCGGACATTGGCGGCCAGGCGGAGCTGCGGCTGGCACTGCAGCAGGCCATCGAGTGGCCGCTGCTGCATGCGGATAAATTCCAGCGCCTGGGCATCAAGCCGCCGCGCGGCGTGCTCATGTTCGGCCCGCCCGGCTGCTCCAAGACAATGATTGCCAAGGCGCTGGCCACCGAAAGCCAACTGAACTTTCTGTCCATCAAGGGTCCCGAGCTGTTCTCCATGTGGGTGGGCGAATCGGAGCGTGCCGTGCGCGAGGTGTTCCGCAAGGCGCGTCAAGTGGCGCCCGCGATTGTCTTCTTCGACGAAATCGATGCCATTGGCGGCGAACGCGCCGAGGGCTCGACCAGCGGCTCGTCCGTCAAGGAGCGTGTGCTCACCCAGCTGCTGACCGAACTGGACGGCGTAGAGGCCTTGCATAATGTGACCATTGTGGCGGCCACCAATCGCCCGGACATGATTGACAAGGCGCTGTTGCGTCCCGGCCGCATCGATCGCGTCTGCTATGTGGGCCTGCCCGAGCCGGAGGCACGCCGCGAAATCCTTCACATCAAGCTGCGCGCCATGCCCCTGGCCGAGAATGTTGTGGACATTGTGGACAGGCTGGTCACGCTCACGGCGGGCTATTCGGGCGCCGAAATACAGGCTGTCTGCCATGAGGCAGCGCTCAGCGCTCTGGAGCAGAGCTTCGAGGCGGAGGCCGTGCACTGGCGGCACTTTGAGGCCGCACTCCAAATGGTTCAGCCACGCACAAGTCCCGAGCTGTTGCGTCTCTATCAGGAGTACATTAAAAAGTAG